Proteins encoded in a region of the Anopheles ziemanni chromosome 2, idAnoZiCoDA_A2_x.2, whole genome shotgun sequence genome:
- the LOC131282445 gene encoding septin-7 has translation MSASTPTQQTGAGGPPVPPVKPVLSSPGAYMANFQGTTGGGGGATVPTPPITAGIHGTNKTHEKPTIAARPIPPPKLPNYSSSFNKIDRDRNEFTKIDKAEREKLATKREMFFKSESNSPSGPPPNPPVGLNNLNLANNNVIHNNNASHLNSANAGNDKHSVAIPIAAATNNSSTGSVSIGAMVSNHSTNNNQHTNLNGGAAGTGSASNGSSGGGIAMANNGGSLNGLAANMNSISLKEKRDALLNHHDGVGANGHHNHHVESSLVNAKLAAERHDKEKPTLKSKPKELDGYVGFANLPNQVYRKAVKKGFELTLMVVGESGLGKSTLINSMFLSDIYHAEQHPGPSKRIKKTVAVESTKVLLKENGVNLTLTVVDTPGFGDAVDNSNCWIPIVDFVESKYEEYLTAESRVHRTALPDSRVHVCLYFIAPSGHGLKPLDIEFMQRLCDKVNIIPVIAKADTLTPEEITLFKKQILNEIAQHKIKIYDFPDPLDEEEDAKVLRQLRSRVPFAVVGANAIIEIDGRKVRGRRYPWGVAEVENLDHCDFIALRNMVIRTNLQDLKDVTNNVHYENYRCRKLAGLGSDGKAKLSNKNPLAQMEEEKREHESKMKKMEAEMEQVFEMKVKEKKQKLKDSEAELTRRHEERKKALELQIRELEDRRKAFEMEKAEWEQQNGVTLDELRRKSLEANSKETVDGKDKGKKKKGLF, from the exons ATGAGTGCTTCAACGCCAACACAACAAACTGGCGCCGGTGGACCCCCGGTGCCACCGGTAAAGCCGGTACTATCATCTCCCGGTGCGTACATGGCCAACTTCCAGGGCACcaccggtggcggtggaggggCTACCGTACCAACGCCTCCGATCACTGCCGGGATCCatggaacgaacaaaacgCACGAGAAACCCACGATAGCCGCACGGCCAATACCACCACCTAAGTTGCCAAACTATTCGTCTTCTTTCAACAAAATCGACCGCGATCGGAATGAATTCACCAAGATCGATAAAGCGGAACGGGAAAAG TTGGCAACCAAGCGTGAAATGTTCTTCAAATCGGAGAGCAACAGTCCATCTGGACCACCACCGAACCCACCGGTAGGATTGAACAATCTCAACTTGGCTAACAACAATGTGATC CATAACAACAACGCGTCGCATTTAAATAGTGCCAATGCTGGTAATGATAAGCACAGTGTAGCCATTCCTATCGCGGCTGCCACTAACAACAGTTCCACGGGATCGGTCTCGATCGGCGCAATGGTCTCTAATCACAGCACTAACAACAATCAGCACACTAACTTAAACGGTGGCGCTGCTGGTACTGGTTCTGCATCGAACGGTAGCTCAGGAGGTGGAATAGCTATGGCTAACAATGGAGGAAGTTTGAACGGTCTGGCGGCCAATATGAATAGTATTTCCCTGAAGGAGAAACGGGACGCGTTGCTGAACCACCACGACGGTGTGGGTGCCAATGGGCATCATAATCACCACGTTGAGTCTTCGCTAGTGAACGCAAAACTTGCAGCTGAGCGTCATGACAAGGAAAAACCTACTTTAAAATCCAAACCGAAGGAGCTAGACGGGTATGTCGGGTTTGCGAACTTGCCaaaccaagtgtaccggaaggCGGTCAAAAAGGGCTTCGAGTTGacgctgatggtggtgggtgAATCCGGCCTAGGCAAATCGACATTGATCAATTCCATGTTCCTGTCGGACATCTATCACGCCGAACAGCACCCTGGACCGTCGAAGCGCATCAAGAAAACGGTCGCCGTCGAGAGCACCAAAGTATTACTGAAGGAAAACGGCGTTAACTTGACTTTGACCGTTGTAGACACGCCCGGCTTTGGTGATGCCGTAGACAATAGCAACTG TTGGATACCAATCGTGGACTTTGTTGAGTCAAAATACGAAGAATATTTGACAGCCGAATCGCGTGTCCACCGGACCGCACTGCCCGATTCGCGTGTGCATGTGTGCCTGTACTTCATTGCACCGTCTGGACACGGGTTGAAGCCGCTCGATATCGAATTCATGCAGAGACTGTGTGATAAAGTAAACATTATTCCAGTCATCGCTAAGGCGGACACTCTTACACCGGAAGAGATAACACTCTTCAAGAAGCAG atATTAAATGAAATCGCACAGCACAAGATTAAGATCTACGATTTTCCTGACCCTCTCGATGAGGAAGAAGATGCTAAAGTGCTCCGGCAACTGCGCAGCCGCGTACCATTCGCAGTCGTTGGTGCGAATGCTATTATCGAGATTGATGGACGTAAAGTACGCGGTCGACGGTATCCTTGGGGTGTTGCTGAAG TTGAAAACCTGGACCATTGTGATTTCATTGCCTTACGCAATATGGTCATTCGGACAAATCTACAGGACTTGAAGGACGTGACCAACAACGTGCACTATGAAAATTACCGCTGTAGAAAATTGGCCGGGCTTGGTAGCGATGGAAAGGCCAAATTAAGCAACAA GAACCCATTAGCTcaaatggaagaagaaaaacgggaGCATGaatcgaaaatgaaaaagatggAGGCTGAGATGGAACAAGTTTTCGAGATGAaggtgaaagagaaaaagcaaaagctGAAAGATTCCGAAGCAGAGTTAACCAGACGTCACGAGGAGCGCAAAAAG GCACTGGAGCTTCAAATTCGTGAGCTAGAGGATCGTAGAAAGGCtttcgagatggaaaaagctGAATGGGAACAGCAAAATGGCGTCACGTTGGACGAGCTTCGTCGCAAAAGCTTGGAGGCAAACAGCAAAGA
- the LOC131281667 gene encoding uncharacterized protein LOC131281667, with translation MAVWGKVKIASTTTTSKAPLTRTPSKAGALFSETLTAALGKRKSKFKDITDELNQHINSEEREELYQRPLFNADKIRRMMERIVEKQFDVDEEEMRYVYNPAKNLKMCQNISKQIKDRLKAMNFKRHRIISIATIVEKQQQGIHYKMKYILDPILDDYVRLYHETPHFYIIATVLLVHKD, from the exons ATGGCTGTTTGGGGGAAAGTTAAAATTGCCAGTACAACCACAAC CTCCAAAGCTCCTCTGACGCGCACTCCAAGCAAAGCCGGTGCATTGTTCAGCGAGACACTAACGGCGGCACTGGGGAAACGGAAGAGTAAATTCAAGGATATAACCGACGAGCTCAATCAGCATATCAATAGCGAGGAACGAGAGGAGCTGTACCAGCGTCCACTGTTCAATGCGGATAAGATTCGCCGCATGATGGAACGCATCGTTGAGAAGCAGTTCGACGTGGACGAAGAAGAAATGCGCTACGTTTACAATCCggctaaaaacttaaaaatgtgCCAGAATATCTCGAAACAGATTAAGGATCGACTGAAGGCAATGAACTTTAAACG TCATCGCATAATCAGCATTGCAACGATCGTTGAGAAACAGCAGCAAGGAATACACtacaaaatgaaatatattCTAGACCCTATACTAGATGATTATGTGCGCCTGTACCATGAAACGCCacatttttacattattgCAACAGTTTTACTCGTGCATAAGGACTGA
- the LOC131281743 gene encoding serine/threonine-protein kinase mos yields the protein MASTKLHVPKLDISFDTPNRDQFLREDYHSKRDTYEILGRGSYGVVIKASYRGRPVAVKILEKKSCQQPRYDTLMNEANALYVRHDNVVTVLKIVSEVQYGLVLMERFDGHCLQRILDNQRQLPIPLQHKLLILCDVINGLYFCHLHQLIHLDVKPQNVIVTINPSANLDLKHNGRAACLCVRKYLCKLCDFGSSMMLTSWRRNETLVNRGTIRYMSPELLCGQQRTVDGVSERADIYSLGVTMWQLHEGRFPYEDIKCNEVVAYNVVKKGLRPDSVSTVPITFGKRSTNLPTRGRCLHWNVLLPGPYVGSMTYDARYESEAVDNVLKQQGIAVEYNKKVQGTKSYALDTICSEATESDQEIPTARIRALFVNNVRIPRRGCNQIHQMIQTLYRQCWLTDPSYRPDAITVRNTINKALEKFVYCKCVN from the exons AT GGCATCTACGAAACTTCACGTACCCAAACTAGATATCAGTTTCGATACACCCAATCGAGACCAATTTCTTCGCGAGGATTACCATAGCAAGCGTGATACCTATGAAATTCTAGGTCGGGGCAGTTATGGTGTCGTAATAAAAGCGTCATACCGGGGCCGCCCGGTGGCTGTGAAGATCCTGGAGAAAAAATCCTGTCAACAGCCTCGGTACGATACTCTGATGAACGAAGCAAACGCGCTTTACGTCAGGCACGATAATGTTGTCACTGTGCTCAAAATAGTCTCTGAGGTCCAGTATGGACTGGTGTTGATGGAGCGATTCGATGGCCACTGCTTACAGCGTATACTGGATAACCAACGTCAGCTTCCAATCCCTTTGCAACATAAGCTGTT GATTCTATGTGATGTTATCAACGGATTGTATTTCTGTCACCTCCACCAACTGATACACTTGGATGTGAAGCCACAGAATGTAATTGTCACAATCAACCCTTCAGCCAATTTGGACCTAAAGCACAATGGGAGAGCTGCCTGCTTGTGTGTACGAAAATATCTGTGCAAACTGTGCGACTTCGGTTCATCGATGATGCTGACATCCTGGCGTAGGAACGAAACACTAGTCAACCGTGGCACGATACGGTATATGTCACCGGAATTATTATGTGGCCAACAGCGCACGGTTGATGGCGTTTCTGAGCGTGCCGATATTTATTCCCTCGGCGTTACGATGTGGCAGTTGCATGAGGGGCGTTTTCCCTACGAGGACATTAAATGTAATGAAGTAGTTGCATACAACGTAGTAAAGAAAGGACTACGACCTGACAGTGTCTCCACTGTACCGATTACATTCGGGAAGCGATCCACAAATCTGCCCACCCGGGGGCGCTGTTTGCACTGGAATGTTCTTCTTCCTGGGCCTTATGTTGGTAGCATGACTTATGACGCCCGCTACGAGTCTGAAGCCGTTGATAATGTTCTCAAACAACAGGGTATTGCGGTGGAGTACAACAAGAAGGTGCAAGGAACAAAAAGTTATGCTCTTGATACTATCTGTTCTGAAGCAACAGAATCAGACCAAGAAATTCCAACTGCTAGGATTCGCGCCTTGTTTGTCAATAACGTTAGGATTCCGAGGCGGGGGTGTAATCAAATCCATCAGATGATCCAAACTTTGTACAGGCAGTGTTGGCTCACGGATCCGTCCTACCGACCCGATGCGATTACGGTTCGTAACACCATCAACAAAGcgttggaaaagtttgtttattgCAAGTGTGTCAACTGA
- the LOC131281744 gene encoding tafazzin, whose translation MNSKPAVPPPNGAVQQPHIPYNIDWIFPRLRRPNRLWHIASTGVIGLVGLLSKIVIVWLNKARVHNIEVLENALEKRPKGTPLLTVSNHHSCFDDPGIWGLLKLRNVCNRNVIRWSMAAHDICFTNKAHSLFFMYGKCIPVVRGAGVYQPAVDLCIEKLKLGHWVHVFPEGKVNMTKEDLRFKWGVGRIIYETPMLPIIIPIWHIGMDDVLPNEPPYYLRMGKKLTYNFGKPIDLANLMERLRSSPVNEEEARKIITDKIQEEMMTLKEETERLHNEHIKS comes from the exons ATGAACTCCAAG CCAGCAGTACCACCACCAAATGGTGCTGTCCAGCAGCCGCACATTCCGTACAATATTGACTGGATTTTCCCACGGCTTCGTCGACCAAACCGATTGTGGCACATTGCCAGTACTGGAGTAATTGGACTGGTGGGATTGTTGTCCAAAATTGTCATCG TATGGCTGAACAAAGCGCGTGTACACAACATCGAAGTCCTGGAGAATGCACTTGAAAAGCGGCCAAAAGGAACACCTCTGCTAACGGTATCCAACCATCATTCATGCTTCGATGATCCGGGCATTTGGG GGTTACTTAAGCTGCGAAATGTGTGCAATAGAAACGTTATACGGTGGTCAATGGCTGCACATGATATTTGCTTTACCAACAAAGCCCATTCGTTATTCTTCATGTACGGAAAATGCATCCCGGTTGTTCGTGGAGCCGGTGTTTACCAGCCGGCAGTCGATCTATGCATAGAGAAACTTAAACTGGGTCACTGGGTGCACGTATTTCCCGAGGGAAAAGTTAACATGACAAAGGAGGACCTCAG ATTCAAGTGGGGTGTCGGccgaataatttatgaaacacCCATGTTACCTATCATTATTCCGATTTGGCACATCGGTATGGATGACGTTCTTCCAAATGAACCTCCTTACTATCTTCGCATGGGAAAGAAATTAACGTACAACTTTGGGAAACCAATCGATTTGGCCAATTTAATGGAAAGGTTACGTTCATCGCCGGTTAATGAGGAGGAAGCGAGAAAAATCATCACCGATAAAATCCAAGAAGAAATGATG ACACTCAAAGAAGAAACTGAACGATTACACAATGAACACATCAAAAGTTGA
- the LOC131282619 gene encoding ubiquitin carboxyl-terminal hydrolase 43 has product MENYNAQEVSPEAVPAESSTRIRSSKLKRAFSMPRNPFQGSRSSTPKVSNRLGGGYSNDSEAAASKTSNGDGDGSNNSKNVTSDVSSATDTSRLYSSASSGQHDGAHKASSNSNNKLKTTSVVDEMAGPRDGEGEGVAGHSDKKIFRRLSVKKFINRIAQQMTYVNRTVNNHKFDRVQSSQKATLNGSVARAGGNGAESAFVWPPDTVPGVIGLRNHGNTCFMNAVLQCLSHTDILAQYFVLDLYKADLKRRNKINAKKFGTKGELTEQLALVLKSLWTCKDAPDYSSNFKAVVDRYGSQFRSSTQHDAQEFLFWLLDKVHEDLNTATKRKYKTIKNNGRSDEVIAAETLANYVRCNNSFVQAVFQAQFRSSLSCPTCGKQSNTFDPFYCLSVPLPQLSQQPVLVKVIYASQQPKQVKLGLGIPHGSPVLALREQLHADTGIGLDRMILTEICETGFNRVLCDSHLMSSVHENDPLYCIECPAGLSAGQQDASSGTKILLLLCNGKRVATGSNDNGCVKRFGTPFCLIVNRDISYSELQKLLLKEMSSILRSDVFTFATPAQNLFRMRLQDPSCDVDTWLETTVEHPLFTEMIDLALSVLPSDAGPAHVKLLIEWTEPERFFSDMSDAFVEHESVCQMKEKIPASSTLTLEQCFEHYTKAETLGQDNAWKCPHCQEYLPVVKTLGLWSLPDIMVIHLKRFRQQQLRSSTQAAKLTNLVKFPLCGFDMTPHLVRDLSLQKTPGPQANAALNQNQHRGYSDSDSWSPWRKIKRSGHSIQSHSTGANAANGRRQFAMDNRYDLYAVCYHQGDTLETGHYTAACKNPYDGQWYRFDDQRVAHVPNDSIDEEIINNEAYLLFYQRRKLPTNTGEGATGECSGSSSSSSGDHWVSKIIVPPPVNSHAATAVSATIERSIKSTLSNSTAASSSSTTTTASIPETENKSPAASIVGESNKNTLVDTKSTADSDPPVLGSADKPLLETLVEVQNGLHQVNNSCTVVKKQYYSQDGNRSSIEKRPILEVKKPILDTYENPDSISPNLCIHLPASLSSAVTIALDDDNAKEAKESLAAEEMVIEKLPLQQFDTTTTHYSGSTSTSGTDSRILEVNDLVSKEPFSVRLEKLDRMVDHKLGGNISSVVHSTGGRFSLPSSQQYQDILWRENVSELIHHRPSSFATYKNVIDANDAVSLIRGANTCSKDTLLFIDQQGHGLDRVMLDDGDDDPDELLPGSGSRTLWISPVTPHKLITVSPKN; this is encoded by the exons ATGGAGAATTATAATGCACAGGAAGTATCACCAGAGGCAGTCCCTGCTGAAAGCAGCACCCGGATCAGAAGCAGCAAGTTAAAGCGAGCCTTTTCTATGCCGCGAAATCCGTTTCAAGGTTCGCGAAGCTCGACCCCGAAAGTGAGCAATAGGTTGGGTGGTGGCTATAGCAACGATAGTGAAGCTGCTGCGTCCAAGACTAGCAATGGTGACGGGGATGGAAGTAATAACAGCAAAAACGTGACGAGTGATGTGTCGTCGGCCACTGATACGTCGAGGTTGTACTCATCAGCATCGTCTGGTCAGCATGACGGCGCCCACAAAGCTTCCAGCAACAGtaacaacaaattaaaaactacGTCTGTAGTAGATGAAATGGCTGGTCCACGAGATGGCGAAGGAGAAGGAGTGGCAGGGCACAGtgacaaaaaaatttttcgCCGATTATCAGTGAAAAAGTTTATCAATCGCATTGCACAACAAATGACATATGTCAACCGTACGGTG AACAACCACAAATTCGACAGGGTGCAATCATCACAAAAAGCCACCCTAAATGGAAGCGTTGCTCGGGCTGGAGGTAACGGAGCAGAAAGTGCCTTTGTGTGGCCCCCAGACACCGTGCCGGGTGTGATTGGACTCAGAAATCATGGAAATACTTGCTTTATGAATGCCGTTCTACAATGCCTCAGCCATACGGACATTCTGGCACAGTATTTCGTTTTGGATCTGTACAAA GCTGATTTGAAGCGTCGCAACAAAATTAATGCCAAAAAGTTCGGTACCAAAGGAGAACTAACAGAACAGCTTGCGCTGGTGCTAAAATCACTATGGACGTGCAAAGATGCTCCAGACTATAGTTCGAACTTTAAG GCTGTGGTGGATAGGTATGGCAGTCAATTCAGAAGTTCTACACAGCATGATGCACAAGAGTTTCTCTTTTGGTTGCTGGATAAAGTTCATGAGGATTTGAATACGGCAACGAAGCGAAAGTATAAAACAATAAAG AACAATGGACGTTCGGATGAGGTGATAGCAGCTGAAACACTTGCCAATTATGTTCGATGCAACAATTCGTTTGTGCAGGCCGTCTTCCAGGCCCAATTTCGCTCGTCTTTATCCTGCCCTACTTGTGGCAAACAGAGCAATACGTTCGATCCTTTTTACTGTTTGTCGGTACCACTGCCGCAGCTGTCCCAACAACCAGTACTGGTAAAAGTTATTTACGCCTCGCAACAACCGAAACAGGTGAAGCTTGGCCTAGGTATTCCGCATGGTTCACCCGTTTTAGCTTTGCGGGAGCAACTTCACGCTGATACCGGGATTGGGCTCGATCGTATGATTCTGACAGAGATTTGCGAGACGGGTTTTAATCGCGTGCTTTGCGACTCACATCTCATGTCATCCGTTCATGAAAACGATCCTTTATACTGTATAGAGTGTCCGGCTGGGCTGTCAGCGGGACAGCAGGATGCATCGAGTGGAACGAAAATTTTGCTGCTTCTTTGTAATGGCAAACGTGTCGCGACCGGTTCGAACGACAACGGCTGCGTGAAACGCTTCGGTACGCCTTTCTGTTTGATTGTAAACCGAGATATTTCCTACAGTGAACTACAGAAGCTATTACTTAAAGAGATGTCCAGTATACTACGATCGGACGTGTTCACGTTTGCTACGCCGGCACAAAACTTGTTTCGTATGCGCCTGCAGGATCCCTCCTGCGATGTCGATACGTGGTTGGAGACAACAGTCGAGCATCCATTATTTACGGAGATGATTGACTTAGCTCTATCGGTGCTACCATCCGATGCTGGACCTGCTCACGTAAAACTTCTTATCGAGTGGACGGAACCGGAGCGGTTCTTTAGTGATATGAGCGATGCATTCGTGGAGCATGAGAGTGTTTGCCAGATGAAGGAGAAAATACCAGCAAGTTCTACTCTTACGTTGGAGCAGTGCTTCGAACACTACACCAAGGCAGAAACGCTTGGACAAGACAATGCCTGGAAGTGTCCACATTGCCAGGAATATCTTCCCGTGGTGAAGACGCTCGGGCTCTGGTCTTTACCGGATATTATGGTGATACATTTGAAACGTTTCCGACAGCAACAGCTACGATCCAGCACTCAAGCGGCAAAGCTGACAAATCTTGTAAAATTTCCGCTCTGTGGCTTTGACATGACGCCGCATCTGGTGCGCGATCTTTCGCTCCAAAAGACACCTGGTCCGCAAGCAAATGCAGCTCTGAATCAAAACCAGCATCGAGGATATTCCGATTCAGACAGCTGGAGTCCTTGGCGCAAGATAAAGCGTAGTGGGCATTCCATACAGTCACATTCCACCGGTGCAAATGCTGCAAACGGACGTCGGCAGTTTGCCATGGACAACCGGTACGATCTTTATGCAGTTTGCTACCACCAGGGCGATACACTGGAAACGGGTCACTATACGGCCGCTTGTAAAAATCCATACGATGGGCAATGGTATCGCTTCGACGATCAGCGTGTGGCGCACGTGCCGAATGACAGCATCGATGAGGAAATCATTAACAACGAGGCTTACCTACTGTTTTACCAAAGAAGGAAACTTCCGACTAACACCGGTGAGGGGGCAACAGGCGAATGCTCGGGAAGCTCTAGTTCCAGCTCGGGTGATCATTGGGTATCGAAAATAATTGTCCCACCTCCAGTCAACAGCCatgctgctactgctgtgTCTGCAACAATAGAGCGGAGCATAAAATCAACACTGAGCAATTCCACTGCAGCCTCCTCATCATCAACCACAACTACAGCCAGTATTCctgaaacagaaaacaagTCTCCTGCAGCTTCAATAGTGGGAGAGTCTAATAAGAACACATTGGTTGACACAAAATCGACTGCTGATAGCGATCCTCCAGTTTTGGGATCTGCTGATAAACCACTTCTTGAAACACTTGTTGAAGTCCAAAACGGACTACACCAGGTCAACAATTCGTGTACGGTTGTAAAAAAACAGTATTATTCCCAAGACGGCAATCGATCGTCAATCGAAAAACGACCAATTcttgaagtgaaaaaaccaaTATTAGACACATACGAAAACCCCGATTCAATATCACCTAACTTGTGCATACATTTACCGGCTTCGTTGTCGTCAGCTGTGACAATCGCACTTGACGATGATAATGCCAAAGAGGCCAAGGAGTCATTGGCAGCTGAAGAGATGGTTATTGAAAAGCTACCACTCCAACAATTTGATACAACTACCACACATTATTCTGGATCAACCAGCACTTCCGGCACCGATTCAAGAATATTAGAAGTAAACGATTTGGTATCTAAGGAACCATTTTCTGTACGTCTAGAAAAGCTAGATCGTATGGTTGACCATAAACTAGGAGGAAACATTAGTTCAGTGGTCCACAGCACCGGTGGACGCTTTTCATTGCCATCTTCTCAACAGTATCAAGACATCCTATGGCGTGAGAATGTGTCTGAGCTAATTCATCATAGACCCTCGTCATTTGCAACATACAAAAATGTAATCGATGCCAACGATGCTGTATCGTTAATTCGAGGTGCAAATACATGCAGTAAGGATACTCTTCTGTTCATCGATCAACAAGGGCACGGTCTCGATCGAGTTATGCTTGATGACGGGGACGATGATCCGGATGAACTTCTCCCTGGAAGTGGAAGTCGTACATTATGG ATTTCACCGGTAACTCCTCACAAGTTGATAACAGTGTCACCGAAAAATTAA
- the LOC131281964 gene encoding monocarboxylate transporter 12, protein MRASRVPPDGGYGWVVVTGCALVNVFNQSLVSVFGLMFADYLTSLGEHAFGAALVMNVCNISLNFSGLITGPIINKFKPRKAAILGSLLTGTALTLCSYSSSLWQIVLSYSVTFGFGLGLIQSSTFVALNSYFRHRKGRAVGFALAGTGVGQILMPMLVQFLLSNFNFRDTTLIIGGLAYHGVVGACLLQPVEWHLKESPGEINEESQPLLHDSRSSQCTNGNTCGKQYGAWSKLALLMDIAILKQVSFLNLIVGLGLAYVASTSFSLFFPYFLQTSANLTMLEAANCMSMLSTTDLITRVTVPGLVDRMEFSHRTTFLLAGICLVVARSIMAEMRSMIALLITSAFYGIFRSITIVNQNLTVAEYCSKKRIEKMLPNALGFNMVTKGILVLSLGQVLGWLADFSGSYSLNLHAQNLLLITTCILWLCEMYFRDDN, encoded by the exons ATGCGTGCATCAAGAGTTCCACCAGATGGTGGCTATGGATGGGTCGTTGTTACTGGATGTGCTCTAGTCAAT gTATTCAACCAATCTTTAGTGTCTGTATTCGGTCTCATGTTTGCTGATTATCTTACAAGCCTCGGGGAACATGCGTTTGGAGCTGCGTTAGTGATGAATGTTTGCAACATTTCTCTAAACTTCTCAGGACTGATTACTGGTCCTATAATCAATAAATTCAAACCACGGAAAGCTGCTATATTAGGAAGCCTTTTGACAGGGACAGCACTTACTCTTTGCTCATACAGCTCTAGCTTGTGGCAAATTGTACTTTCTTACAGCGTAACATTCGGATTTGGACTTGGTTTAATACAATCTTCCACGTTTGTCGCTCTTAATTCTTACTTCCGGCATCGTAAGGGTCGGGCAGTAGGTTTTGCGCTGGCAGGAACCGGAGTTGGTCAAATACTTATGCCTATGCTGGTTCAATTTCTTCTAAGTAACTTTAACTTCAGAGACACTACACTTATAATCGGCGGATTAGCTTATCATGGG GTGGTAGGAGCATGCCTACTACAGCCTGTAGAATGGCATTTGAAGGAATCCCCTGGAGAGATCAATGAGGAAAGTCAACCTCTGCTTCATGATAGCCGCTCTTCGCAGTGTACTAATGGTAACACGTGTGGAAAACAATATGGTGCCTGGTCGAAACTAGCTTTATTAATGGACATTGCCATCTTGAAGCAGGtgtcatttttaaatttaatcgtGGGCCTAGGACTAGCTTATGTTGCTTCTACaagtttttctctgtttttccCCTATTTTCTTCAG ACATCTGCCAATCTCACTATGCTTGAAGCTGCCAACTGTATGTCAATGCTATCCACGACTGACTTAATAACGAGAGTGACGGTCCCAGGTCTCGTGGACAGGATGGAATTTTCGCATCGAACTACCTTCCTTCTGGCTGGAATTTGTCTAGTGGTAGCGCGTTCAATTATGGCTGAGATGCGTTCCATGATTGCACTATTGATAACTTCTGCATTTTATGGGATCTTCCGGTCAATCACGATTGTTAACCAAAACCTGACAGTGGCAGAATATTGCAGCAAAAAGCGAATCGAGAAGATGCTACCAAACGCATTGGGATTCAATATGGTTACGAAGGGAATCCTCGTTCTCAGTTTAGGTCAGGTTTTGGGATGGTTGGCCGACTTCTCCGGAAGTTATTCGCTCAATCTTCACGCTCAGAATCTCCTGCTCATTACAACGTGCATATTATGGCTCTGCGAGATGTATTTCAGAGATGATAATTAA